A window from Drosophila nasuta strain 15112-1781.00 chromosome 3, ASM2355853v1, whole genome shotgun sequence encodes these proteins:
- the LOC132788189 gene encoding glycoprotein-N-acetylgalactosamine 3-beta-galactosyltransferase 1 translates to MRRFFNTRRFILSGKNKISILNPCSSCSPRICSTLYKLLFLGMLCMLVMLLSERDASINNVATPPASSSPRIFCIISTYGYRQSTTAIHIKRTWANHCDRFLFVSDDSHEEIEPAVFLKVPDKWHQYRAHLEYVHRYHFDEADWFLYANDDNFVVVENLRHMLQSKNPDELIYFGCKLKSHSNQVYMYDRAAIIFSSATLQRFVLQALPDESICGSGEMGGAATEELSRCLSNIKVQAGDSRDHLGHHRILPLQLKEHLNIPLNASLELHKNFLDRSYYQVENNQIPVSVRFISSHIEYMPDAYNLYYMIYQVKQFGLPPANNWQEADEEQFNLDGNVYD, encoded by the exons ATGCGACGGTTCTTCAACACGCGACGCTTCATTCTAAGCGGCAagaataaaattagcattttgaatccatgcagcagctgctcccCTCGCATCTGCTCCACGCTTTACAAGCTGCTCTTTCTGGGCATGCTCTGCATGTTGGTCATGCTGCTCTCGGAACGCGATGCAAGTATCAACAATGTTGCAACTCCCCCGGCATCCTCGTCACCGCGCATCTTTTGCATCATCTCCACGTATGGCTATCGACAATCCACCACCGCCATTCACATCAAACGCACCTGGGCCAACCACTGTGATCGATTCCTCTTTGTCAGCGACGATTCCCACGAGGAGATCGAACCAGCCGTATTTCTCAAAGTGCCGGACAAGTGGCATCAATACCGTGCCCACTTGGAGTATGTCCACAGATATCATTTCGATGAAGCCGATTGGTTTCTCTACGCCAATGACGATAA CTTTGTGGTTGTGGAGAATCTTCGGCATATGCTGCAGTCCAAGAACCCAGATGAGCTTATCTACTTTGGCTGTAAGCTGAAATCTCACTCGAATCAG GTCTATATGTACGATCGCGCTGCCATTATCTTTAGTAGCGCCACTCTTCAACGGTTTGTCCTTCAAGCACTGCCCGATGAGTCGATTTGCGGATCAGGGGAAATGGGAGGCGCTGCAACTGAAGAATTGAGTCGTTGCTTGAGCAATATTAAAGTTCAGGCTGGCGATAGTCGAGATCACTTGGGCCATCATCGAATACTTCCATTACAGCTCAAGGAACATCTAAATATACCACTAAATGCTTCGCTGGAGCTGCACAAAAACTTTCTAGATCGCTCTTACTATCAAGTTGAGAAT AACCAGATACCAGTTTCAGTGCGGTTTATCAGCTCACATATCGAATATATGCCAGATGCATATAATCTCTATTATATGATCTACCAAGTGAAACAGTTTGGATTGCCCCCTGCAAACAATTGGCAGGAAGCAGACGAAGAACAGTTCAATTTAGATGGAAATGTGTacgattaa